From the uncultured Methanomethylovorans sp. genome, the window TTACCTGGTCGCCACCACCGTATTCACTTACATCAGCAAACACATAGAATGCACCCTCGGGTTTATGGCAGTTCAAACCAATGGAATTCAAACCATCCACTAAGATATCCCTTCTTGCGTGGAACTCTTTTACCATGTCATGCACAGGCTCCTGAGTTCCCTCTAAAGCGGCAACACCACCAAATTGCACAAAAGTAGTGGCACTGCTTACAGAGTTAGACTGTATCTTCAAAATACCTTTGAAAATATCCGGTGCAGCAGATACATACCCAAGTCTCCAGCCTGTCATAGCATAAGCCTTAGAAAAACCGTTCACAGTAATAGTACGGTCCTGCATCCCATCCATAGAACCTATGCTTATATGCTCCTTTCCATAGGTTATTTTTTCATAGATCTCATCGGAAAGAACAAGCAAGTCATTGTCAATAGCATTATCGGCAATGCATTTGAGGGTCTTTTTATCGTAAACCCCACCTGTGGGATTGCAAGGACTGTTAACTATAATCATCCTCGTCTTGTCAGTGATATATTCGCCAATATCAGAGGGTTCAAAACCATTCTCAGGGTCGGTGGGCACCCATACCGATTCTGCTCCTGCGAAATGGATGCATGCCTCGTATGATACCCAGGCCGGGTCAAAAAGAAGGGCATTCTCCCCATCT encodes:
- a CDS encoding pyridoxal phosphate-dependent aminotransferase; this encodes MASIRLARMQESATIKAANKASEMLKKGIDVINFNLGEPDFDTPKHICDAAADAMYRGETHYTPAAGIPELREAIAEKLRVENGLETKASNVLVTPGAKQAIFSIMMSVLGDGENALLFDPAWVSYEACIHFAGAESVWVPTDPENGFEPSDIGEYITDKTRMIIVNSPCNPTGGVYDKKTLKCIADNAIDNDLLVLSDEIYEKITYGKEHISIGSMDGMQDRTITVNGFSKAYAMTGWRLGYVSAAPDIFKGILKIQSNSVSSATTFVQFGGVAALEGTQEPVHDMVKEFHARRDILVDGLNSIGLNCHKPEGAFYVFADVSEYGGGDQVTDKLLNEAHVSVTQGSSFGESGNNFIRLSYATSQQRIHEGLQRIEDLLC